One genomic segment of Coffea arabica cultivar ET-39 chromosome 6e, Coffea Arabica ET-39 HiFi, whole genome shotgun sequence includes these proteins:
- the LOC113738745 gene encoding uncharacterized protein: MDTLNMLSAQMNNVMKLLSRQGGVSPSSSNAHVACCSFCGGEHDINECVDSEQVQFVNNYNRNAPNNPYSNTYNPGWRNHPNFGWKDQGNQQRPTNPPGFQPRQPQAETKPSWEIAVEKLAKVTSDRFERVEGRLDQLTTMYRNVEVQIGQIANVINNRNPGELPSKTEVNPREHVNAIILRSGKTVEGFDFENSGGEKDKKQAIEGEQESQNDHVIIDIDALHPKLNSHLNSNVIPFPHRLKKDGQDREFEKFFKMFKQLHINISFIDAITQIPSYARFLKDIMSKKRKIVDNEMIALTEECSALIKNKLPPKLKDPGSFSIPCTIGQLHFSNALCDLGASVSLMPLSVARRLGLQELKATNITLQLADRSITRPTGILENVLIKVRQSIIPVDFVVLDIEEDVRMPIILGRPFLATARTMIDVEKGKLILRVNGEELEFNLENKEGNIEPTALVSNMPYDEKVNQERTEEVKFINVLENGEKLSQFRKDKQNPLQGEVEPLYDKSNIPPWHLRKLDYEDQCMVHHMVDWFGSFDPWGENLSLML, encoded by the exons atggacactctcaatATGTTGAGTGCCCAAATGAATAACGTGATGAAGTTATTGAGTAGACAAGGTGGAGTTAGcccaagttcatctaatgctcACGTAGCTTGTTGTTCTTTCTGTGGAGGTGAACATGATAttaatgagtgtgttgattctgagcaggtacaatttgtcaataattacaacCGAAATGCTCCAAATAATCCCTACTCGAATACTTACAATCCggggtggagaaatcatccaaactttggatggaaAGATCAAGGCAATCAACAAAGGCCAACCAATCCGCCGGGATTTCAACCAAGGCAACCACAGGCTGAAACTAAACCAAGTTGGGAGATCGCGGTGGAAAAACTTGCTAAGGtgacttcggacagatttgaacgaGTAGAAGGGAGACTGGATCAACTCACTACAATGTACAGGAATGTGGAGgttcaaattggtcaaattgccaATGTGATTAACAATAGAAACCCTGGTGAATTACCAAGTAAAACCGAAGTGAATCCGAGAGAGCATGTCAATGCAATCATTCTTAGAAGCGGTAAAACGGTTGAGGGATTCGATTTTGAAAATTCAGGTGGTGAAAAAGACAAGAAGCAAGCAATTGAAGGGGAGCAAGAAAGTCAAAATGATCATGTTATCATTGATATTGATGCACTTCATCCCAAATTAAATTCTCATTTAAATTCTAATGTGATACCTTTTCCTCACAGGTTGAAGAAAGATGGACAGGATCGGGAGTTtgaaaagttcttcaaaatgtttaaacaattgcacattaacattTCTTTCATTGATGCTATAACACAGATTCCCTCTTATGCACGTTTCTTGAAAGACATCATgtcaaagaagaggaaaattgtAGATAATGAGATGATAGCATTAACGGAAGAGTGTAGTGCATTGATTAAGAATAAACTCCCTCCTAAATTGAAAGATCCGGGAAGTTTTTCTATTCCTTGCACTATTGgtcaattgcatttttctaatgCTTTATGTGATTTAGGTGCAAGTGTGTCACTTATGCCATTATCGGTTGCCCGGAGATTGGGACTTCAAGAGCTAAAAGCTACCAATATTACATTGCAATTGGCGGATCGGTCAATCACACGTCCCACGGGTATTTTGGAAAATGTGCTCATAAAGGTAAGACAATCTATAATACCTGTGGATTTTGTTGTCTTAGATATTGAAGAAGATGTGAGAatgccaattattctaggacGACCGTTTTTAGCCACTGCACGAACTATGATTGATGTAGAAAAAGGTAAGCTTATATTACGGGTTAATGGTGAGGAATTGGAATTCaatttggaaaataaagaaGGGAATATAGAGCCTACTGCTCTTGTTTCTAATATGCCATATGATGAAAAGGTCAACCAAGAAAGGACCGAAGaagttaaatttataaatgtcctTG aaaatggtgaaaagtTGAGCCAATTCAGAAAAGACAAGCAAAATCCACTCCAAGGTGAAGTTGAGCCTCTCTATGACAAGTCTAATATTCCTCCTTGGCATTTGAGGAAATTGGACTATGAAGATCAATGCATGGTTCACCACATGGTGGATTGGTTCGGGAGTTTCGACCCATGGGGAGAAAATCTCTCTCTAATGCTCTAA
- the LOC140009961 gene encoding uncharacterized protein, translating into MPRGRRAVLSSSSSEEREVNEEMEVTEEENSPSPPPINRRPGEGTSRGAGRSVFDSARFNTRRNQEWHEARANLEFLFEMHVSPPVEMMYNISEAFAQLGWAPILTLPNHYYPELVREFYANIESKARHSGEIVESWVRGRRITLSRQDLAAILGCMDDGRPVDLKKEFVPPNRRWDPSLAMARFGLEYQPFRSTRKETILANVFEPRHRLIIYMMAHNVIPKKTGHTEVRKSDIYFLDYMFHNRTSPYARISLPNIIISHIRSTARRKTTSFKLSFPRLLTLIFPRFEVPLEGMRREYVPPRAEMTITTLRRLGIGTGDIPRPVQERRQKARHGRDGAGPSTAAPPPPPPQTNWQRLFGRLDDIDHHLARMDTRLDRIEDHLGTRPPPIDNDEDDDEEDD; encoded by the coding sequence atgccaagaggaagaagagcgGTACTTTCATCCTCTAGTAGTGAGGAGAGGGAGGTTAATGAAGAGATGGAGGTGACTGAAGAGGAGAATTCACCTTCTCCTCCACCAATTAACCGTCGACCTGGTGAGGGCACCTCCCGTGGAGCGGGAAGATCGGTATTTGACAGTGCTAGGTTCAACACTCGCAGGAATCAGGAGTGGCATGAGGCGCGTGCTAATTTGGAGTTTTTGTTTGAGATGCACGTCAGTCCACCAGTTGAGATGATGTACAACATCTCAGAAGCTTTTGCTCAGCTAGGATGGGCTCCGATTCTCACCCTTCCAAACCATTACTACCCAGAGTTGGTGCGCGAGTTTTACGCCAACATTGAAAGTAAGGCGCGCCATAGTGGAGAAATAGTTGAGTCCTGGGTGCGTGGAAGACGAATCACCTTGTCACGGCAAGATTTGGCTGCTATTTTGGGGTGTATGGATGACGGACGTCCAGTAGACTTGAAGAAGGAGTTTGTTCCCCCGAATAGGAGGTGGGATCCATCATTGGCCATGGCTAGGTTTGGTCTCGAGTACCAACCTTTTCGCTCTACCAGAAAGGAGACTATATTGGCAAATGTATTCGAACCTCGTCATCGGCTTATCATTTACATGATGGCTCACAATGTCATCCCAAAGAAGACGGGGCACACGGAGGTTCGGAAGAGCGATATTTACTTCCTTGATTACATGTTCCACAACCGAACTTCCCCGTATGCTCGAATTTCATTGCCGAACATCATCATCAGCCACATTAGGTCTACGGCGAGGCGTAAGACAACTTCTTTCAAACTTTCATTTCCTCGTCTACTGACTTTAATCTTCCCCCGTTTTGAAGTTCCCTTGGAAGGCATGCGGCGGGAGTATGTTCCACCACGTGCTGAGATGACTATCACTACTCTTCGCCGCCTTGGTATTGGCACGGGAGACATTCCACGCCCTGTTCAGGAGCGGAGACAAAAGGCTAGACATGGTCGCGATGGAGCTGGACCATCTACTGCagcaccacctcctcctccgccACAGACCAACTGGCAGCGGCTTTTCGGTCGCTTGGACGACATCGACCATCATTTAGCCAGAATGGATACTCGCCTGGACCGAATTGAAGATCATTTAGGCACACGCCCACCTCCCATcgataatgatgaagatgacgATGAAGAGGATGATTGA